The region GGCGCTTTCGATCAGGATGGAAAAGACAACTTAGTTTTTGCGAAGAAAAAACTAAAAATGCCACTATTAGCAATGGGCGGAGAATATTTCGCGGCTGCTTTCCTTAAAGATCATTCCAAACTAGTGGCAGAAAATGTAACTGAATCTAAAATTGCGGGCGCTGGACACTGGTTGGTTCAGGAAAATACAGCTCAGGTTCAAAAAGATTTATTGGCATTCTTTCTTGGTAAATAAATAACCCTTTGGATATCGTTTTTTCAACACATAGAAACATAGATTTTTATTTATATAAAAGTTTTTAAAAAGAAACTAGTTTCTAACACATAGCTAGCTATGTTTATTTTAAACAAGTGAAACGCCTTTTCTGAGGCTTTGGATAACTATGTTTCTATGTGTTAAAAATTACCCTCAACAGATTAAATAACAAAAATTATGAAAAGGTTAATTCTATTTTTTCTGTTTTTTTCTGCGCTTTTATCTCAAGCGCAGCAGAAAGCAGACTTGATTATCTACAACGGAAAAATTGCAACCATGCAGAAACAAAACGAATTTGTTGAGGCAATTGCGATTAAAGACGGAATTATTCTGGACACCGGAACGGAGAAAAATATTCTTTCTTCCTATAAATCTTCGGCAACAAAATTAGTTGATGCTAAAGGCAAAACGGTAATTCCGGGATTGAATGACAGTCATATGCATGTGATTCGCGAAGGTTTAAATTATAATTCGGAGTTGCGCTGGGATGGCGTAAAAACCTTAAAACGCGCCATGGAAATGCTGAAAGAACAAGCAGCAAGAACACCGGAAGGCGTTTGGATTAAAGTTATAGGAGGCTGGAATGAATTTCAGTTTGAAGAAAAAAGACAGCCTACAATTGACGAAATCAACGCTGCAGTCCCTGATAAACCAGTTTTTATCACTTATTTATATGGAAAAGCTTTCCTGAATAAAAAAGGAATTGAAGTTTTAAAATACACCAAAGACACGAAATACGAAGGAAGTCTTTTGGAACAAGATGCAAACGGAAATTTAACCGGTTTGATGTATGCCAAAGAAACCCCAAAAGCCATTTACACCACTTTAGGATTGACTACAAAATTAACTCCGGAAGAACGCATCAATAGCTCGATGCAGTTTAATCGCGAATTGAATCGCTTTGGATTGACTAGTATAATCGACGCGGCCGGCGGAAGTCAAAATTTCCCTGCGGATTATGTGACTTCTTTGGAATTGGCAAAGCAAAACAAACTAAGTCTTAGAATTTCTTATTATTTGTTTGCTCAACAAAAAGGCAAAGAATTGCAGGATTATGAAAAATGGGTTTCGGAAACTCAAATCAATAAAAATGATAATTTGATAGTTCCAAATGGTTATGTAGAAGAAGGCGCCGGAGAAAACATAGTTGCTTCTGCAGCTGATTTTGAAAATTTCCTAGAACCGAGAATTGTTTTGTCTGACGAAATGGAAAAAGATCTTGAACCAATTATCCGATTATTAGCGAAAAACAAATGGCCTTTTAGACTTCACGCGACGTACGGCGAATCGATTGACAGGATGCTGAATGTATTTGAGAAAGTAAACAAAGAGATTCCGTTTAATGGTTTGCGATGGTTTTTTGATCATGCTGAAACCATTACGTCTTCAGAATTGAAACGTGTTAAAAAATTGAATGGCGGAATTGCAGTTCAATTCAGAATGTATTATCAGGGAGAATTGTACAACAAACTATACGGAGTGCCGAAAACACAATTACCTCCTATCAAAAAAATGTTGGAACTAGGAATTCCGGTTGGAATGGGAACCGATGCTACCCGAATTTCAACTTATAATCCTTGGATGTCTTTGCATTGGTTACTTACAGGAAAAACAATTGGCGGGATGCAGTTCTGGCCAAAAGATCAGGTTTTGGATAAATTCACTGCCTTGAAATTATACACTTCTGGAAGCGCTTGGTTTTCGGGCGAAGAAAAAGAGAAAGGAAAACTGGTAAAGGGAATGTATGCCGATTTGGCGATTATTTCTGATGATTATTTTTCGCTTAAACCAGATGATATCCGAAAAATAGAATCGGTTTTGACGGTTGTGAATGGCAAAATTGTTTACGCTTCTGCAGAATATAAAGATCTGAATCCTGAGATTCCTGCTGTTATTCCGGATTGGTCTCCTGTTAAATATTTTGGAGGTTACCAAAGATAATAGCTCGTTGAATAAATGAGAATTGCACGCAGATTTAAACAGATTTAGGCAGATTTAAAAGGGATTTTATTTTAAATACTCTCTTTTGAAATGATTGCAAAAATGCAAAATGTTTCTCTTTAGCCCTGATCGTAGTGATATCCTTTGCTTTTTTTCTTTAAAAAAGCAAAGATATAACGGAGAGCAGGAATCCATGCTGCCAAAAAATGCCTTTTGCCTTTGCTTCTAAAAAATACTGACCACTTAAAAATTATAACCATGAAAAAGATTAATCTTATTTTAATGATAATAGTAATGCTGTTTTTAGTACAGCATACTTATGCGCAATTTCCGATGCCTCCTAAAGTTCCGATTTGGGATGCGAATAAAGTGACTTTGCAATTGCATAAAATTTCGGATAATGTTTATGCGGTTTCGCCATCGACAACTGAAACTGAAACTACAAAAGGAATTCCGCAAGCGACTTCGGCGGGGTTTATTGTGGGCGATAAAGGCGTTTTGCTGATTGAAACGATGTTGAGCAAACGTCTGTATGATCAATTGCATAAATTGATTCGGTCTGTTACGCCAAAACCTATTGTTTATGCTGTAAATACTAGCGATCACGGCGATCATTGCTTTGGAAATTATTTACTTCCGAAAGAAACCATTTTGATACAAAACGAATTCTGCAAAGAAAATCTTGCCAAGAATTACGACGGAATCAAACAATTTATGATCATGCTTTTTGGAAAAGACCGCGGGATTGAACAAAGCGTTTATCGTCCTGCGGATCTTACTATTGCTCTAAATCAAAGTTTGAAAATTGATTTAGGAAGAGGGAAAATTGTTGAAATCCTCAATGTTGGAACGGCACAATCTCCTGCAGATTTATTTGTTTTTCTGAAAGATTCAGGCAAAAATGTATTGTGGGCAGGAAATCCTTTTATTGCTGAAAGTCCGACGATTCCCTGGCTTTTTGACGGCTATTTTCTGGAACCAGTTCGGAATCTTCAGAAAATCTACGATATGATTGACGACAATGATGTTGTCGTTCCGGGGCACGGTCGAATTACTAATAAAAAAGGAATTAAGTATACAATTGATTATGTCAATGCTTTGAAAACGAATGTTGAAGATGCCGTTAAAAAAGGCAAAACTTTAGACGAAGTTAAAGCAACCGTGACGATGAAAGAATTTGATAAAGGTTATGTGCTTTTTAACTGGTTGCATTACAATTTCAATATTGCGAACGCTTACAATGATATTAAGAAAAACAGTTTAGGCAAATAGCCATGAAAAAATCTATTCTACTATTTCTTATTTATTTTCAGCTTCAGGCGCAATCTTATCCTGACTTTAAGCCATTGCGTTTTGACGAGAATTATGAAGTTTTGCAAAAAGATACGGTCAAAAAAAACTGGTACAAAACGATGAAACATATACCTCTCTCCTCCTCGGGGAAAACGTATTTGAGTTTTGGAGGAGAGATTCGGTATCAATATTTCTATGTCAAAAACGAAAAATGGGGTGACGATCCTCAAGATCCGGACGGTTATATTTTAAACCGTTTATTGCTTCACGCCGATTTTCATTCAAGCAAATACTATCGAGCTTTTATTCAATTGCAAAGCAGTAATGCTAACGGAAGAATCGATCCGAGTCCGGTTGACAGTGATCCGCTTGAAGTACATCAGGGTTTTATTGATGTGAATGTGATTTCAGAAAAAAACAAAAAATTGATTTTTAGAGCTGGAAGACAGGAGTTAAGTTACGGTTCTCAACGTTTGGTTGCTGTTCGCGACGGGCCAAATAATCGTCAATCTTTTGATGCGGTAAAAGCTATTTTAGGTTTTAATAATTATAGAGCCGATTTCTTTTACAGTCATTATGTAGTCGCTCAAGACGGCATCTTTGATGATTATTCGAATAAAAAAAGACAATTCTGGGGAAGTTATTTTGTGATTAATAAAATTCCAGCCATCAAAAATATTGATCTGTATTACCTCGTATATTACAGAGAAAACGCCAATTTTGATGATGCCAGCGGAAAAGAACATCGCCATTCTGTCGGAACCAGAATCTGGGGAAAATATGAGGAGTGGCGTTATGATTTTGAAGCGCTTTATCAGTTTGGAAGTGTTGAATCTAAAGATATTAAAGCTTGGACGGCTTCTTTAAATACGGGTTATAGATTTACTTCGGTCGTTTTACATCCTGAAATTGGATTTAAATTCGAATTAATCAGCGGAGATAAAACAAACGGGGACAATACGTTAAACACCTTTAATCCACTGTTTCCAAGAGGTGCTTATTTTGGATTGGCTTCTGTAATTGGACCTTCAAATTTGGTTGACTTCCACCCTTCTATTAGTCTTGAATTGTCCAAAAATATAGATTGGGTAATAGATTATGATATGTTTTGGAGATACAGCAATCAAGACGGAATTTATGGACCAAACACGATCATGATTTATCCGGGAGATTCGACAACGGCAAAAGAAATTGGAAAACAATTGGAAAGCGAGATTATTTATACTCCAAATCAATATCTCTATTTCAGATTTGAAGCAACTTGGTTTAAAGCGGGGGATTTCCTTAAAGCAGCCGGAACTGGAAAGAATATGTTTTTTACGGGAGTTACGACGCAGATTAAATTTTAAGTTTTTGTGCTGAAAATTGCTCGCAAAGTCATCAAGGCGTAAAGTTTTATTAAAATGCTTTAAGCAGAATAACTTTGCGCCTCTGCGACTTTGCGAGACTAAAACATAAAGAATAAAAATACTTTGATAAAATTCAAAAAAGTAAAAAAATGACAACAAGAAGAAATTTCATAAAAATGGCAGGTTTGACTAGCGCGGCTGTTATGGCAAATCCTGCTGATACCTTTTCAAATCCTATAAAAGAAGAAAAAATAAAACTCCAAACACAAAATAAATGGCTAGATGGATCAAGATTAGTAGTTTCTGTTTCTATGCAGTTTGAAGCCGGAGGTCAGCCACAAAATGCAGAAAGTCCGTTTCCGCAGAACATGCAGAAAGGCTATAATGATTTTCCTGCTGAAACCTGGTACCAATACGGTTATAAAGAAGGAATTCCGAGAATGTTGGACAATTGGGACAAACATGGCATAAAAGTGACTTCGCACATGGTAGGTTCTGCTGTATTGCAAAATCCGCAACTGGCAAAAGAAATTGTACAACGCGGACATGAAGCTGCGGCACACGGAATGAACTGGAGTTCGCAATACGCCATGCCTTACGACGAAGAGAAGAAATTCATCAAAGCCGGTGTTGATGCTATCAAAAGTGTTACCGGTTTTACTGCTGTTGGTTATAATGCCAACTGGCTTCGTCGTGGCGAAAATACATTGAAAATCCTTCAGGAATTAGGTTTTACGTATCACATAGATGATTTAAGCCGGGATGAACCTTTTATTATTCAGGTCAATAAAAAAGATTTTACGGTTGTTCCTTATACCATCCGTTGTAATGATATTGTTTTGATTGAAGGCAAAAACTTTTCTTCAGACCAATTCTTTAATCAGGTAAAAGCAGAATTTGATCAGCTTTATGCGGAAAGCGAATTTAAACGCAGACAACTGTCTATAAGTTTTCATGACAGAATTGGAGGCACTCCGCAAATGGTTAAAATGACATCTGATTTATTAGAATATATCAAAAAACACAATGGAGTGACTTTTAAAAGAAAAGACGAAATTGCTAAAATGGCTTTAGAGGATAAAACTTCTATCAGGGAATAGTATTATTTAGAAATAAAATATAGAACCAACTTTATAGCAAAAAAAAAGACGCCGATTTACGGCGTCTTATATAAAAATAATCAGAAGATTAAGCTAAATCGAATCGATCCAAATTCATGATTTTATTCCATACTTTAATAAAATCATTTACAAATTTTTCTTTTGCATCACTGCTTGCATAAACTTCTGCAACAGCTCTTAGTTCTGAATTAGATCCAAAAACAAGATCGGCACGTGTTGCAATCCATTTAGGCTGACCAGTTCTTCGGTCATTTCCTGCATATAATTCTTTATCATTTGAAACAGCCTTCCATTGCGTATTCATATCCAATAAATTAATAAAGAAATCATTCGTAAGCTGACCAGGGCGAAGCGTGAAAACACCATTTTTAGAACCGTCAGTATTTATGTCCAATACACGTAAACCTCCTAACAGTACTGTCAATTCAGGTGCTGTAAGCGTTAATAAATTAGCTTTGTCAATCAAAAGTTCTTCTGTTGTTACTTCCGATTTTGTTTTTCTGTAATTTCTAAATCCGTCAGCTTTAGGCTCCAGATATCCAAATGATTCTACATCTGTTTGGTCTGCAGATGCATCCATACGACCTGGAGTAAAAGGTACAATTACTGAACTTCCTGCTGCTTTAGCTGCTTTCTCAACTCCTGCATTTCCTGCAAGAACGATTAGGTCTGCCAATGAAACTTTTTTTCCATCACTTTGTGAAGCATTGAATTCTGCCTGAATAGCTTCCAGTTTACTTAAAACCTGTGCTAGTTTTGCAGGATTATTAACTTCCCAGTCTTTCTGTGGTGCTAATTTAATTCGTGCACCATTTGCACCGCCTCGCTTGTCTGATCCTCTAAACGTAGAAGCTGAAGCCCATGCTGTAGACACTAACTGAGATATAGATAATCCAGAATTTCCTATTTTATCTTTCAACTGTGCTGCATCATTTTCATCTATCAATTTATGGTTTACTTCAGGAATAGGATCCTGCCATAACAATACTTCCTGAGGAACATCTGATCCCAGATAACGGGCACGAGGTCCCATATCACGGTGTGTCAATTTAAACCATGCACGTGCAAAAGCATCGGCAAATTCATCAGGATTCTCTAAAAATCGTCGTGATATTTTTTCATAAGCCGGATCTAACCTTAACGATAAGTCGGTAGTAAGCATGGTTGGAAGATGTTTTTTAGAACTATCAAACGCATCCGGAATGATAGCTTCTGCATTTTTTGCAACCCATTGATGTGCACCTGCAGGGCTTTTAGAAAGCTCCCATTCGTATGCGAATAAGTTTTCAAAGAAATTATTGCTCCATTGTGTTGGCGTTTTAGTCCAGATTACTTCAAGTCCGCTTGTTATAGCATCGGCACCTTTACCAGAACCAAAACTATTATTCCATCCAAACCCTTGCTGTTCCAAACCTGCTGCTTCAGGCTCTTTACCAACATGGTCAGAAGAAGCAGCTCCGTGAGTTTTACCAAAAGTATGTCCTCCGGCAATTAAGGCTACCGTTTCTTCATCGTTCATTGCCATACGGCCAAAAGTATCTCTTATATCTTTTGCTGCTAAAATAGGATCAGGATTTCCATCAGGTCCTTCCGGATTTACATATATAAGTCCCATCTGAACTGCTGCAAGTGGTTTTTCTAAATTTCTGCTATGAACATCACCATCTGCATCATCATCAGATGAAACAACACCGTGATCTTTTGGCACACCATCTGAACCATTATTATAACGTTCATCTCCTCCTAACCATGTAGTTTCTGAACCCCAGTAAACAGACTCATCCGGTTCCCAGACATCTGCTCTTCCGCCGGCAAATCCAAATGTTTTAAATCCCATTGATTCAAGAGCTATATTTCCTGTCAGTATCATTAAATCTGCCCATGAAATTTTCTGCCCGTATTTTTGTTTTATGGGCCAAAGAAGTCTTCTGGCTTTATCAAGACTCACATTATCAGGCCAGCTGTTCAAAGGTGCAAAACGTTGTTGTCCCGCTCCTGCACCGCCTCGTCCATCATGTACTCTGTACGTTCCTGCACTATGCCATGCCATTCGGATAAAAAGTCCTCCATAGTGACCAAAATCAGCAGGCCACCAATCTTGCGAATCTGTCATCAATTCATGAAGATCTTTTTTTACCGCTTCCAGATCCAGACTTTTAAAAGCTTCTGCATAATCAAAATCCTTATTAAGCGGATCAGATAATGATGAATTCTGTCTCAAAATATTCACCTTAAGCTGTTTTGGCCACCAGTCGTTATTTTTTGTACCTGATGCGGCTTGCTTGTCCATACTGCCATTATGAAAAGGGCATTTGCTAATGTCGTTTGATTGGTTCTCCATAATTAAATTTTTTATTTTTTTACTAAATTACAAAGTATACAAAGAGAAGATTCCAGGTGTTTATCATTTATAATTCTCCTCTTATAGATAAAATTTATTGAATTAAAATTTTGAATTAATTTTCCCATTACACAACAATAAATACATTAAAAATTGAAAAGCAAAAGTGAATAAGTATTTAAAATCAATGATTTTATCTTTAGACATATTAAAGTTAGTATTTTTTATATTCTTGTCATATAAATTTGAGGCTTACTTACCTTGTTAACGTTTGATTTATAATGATTTTAAATACAGAAAATGCGAAGTATTAGTTCAACAATCTTCACTTAAATAAATAAAAAAAGCCGAAACTATAAGTTTCGGCTTTCCTGCTATTTTGTAATATTCTTATTTACCACTAGAAGCGGTAATATTTCCTAATTTAAGTCTGAAATCCGGTCTTCTTGCGTTGTAAGCATCAACAAAAGTTTCCTGGTTTTCAGTATGCGAATAAACATTAGCAAAAATGCTGTTTCCATACCAATTTTCTAAGTCAGTATTATCTTTATTGTTTTCTGTAAAGATGTTACCGTTACATTGATTGAAAAACATTTCTTCAAATTTTATTTTCTTAAGATTAGCAGAATTGATTTCTGTTTTACTGTCTATTAATACTGCCGGATTAAATCCTGAAACAACACTTCTTTTTAATTCTAAAGATGCATTTTCGGCAACATAAACCGCCTCTTTTACTAAGCCAGACTGGATATCTGCTTTAATATTTTCACTATCGTTAAGCAATGTAACGTTTGAAGCTGACACTGAAGTAAACTTTTTAGTAAAGTCAGTTTCGTTTTTCTTTTCGTATCCTTTTACTTCCAAACATCTTGAGCCATCTTTATTACTTGATAAATAAGAAGATCTAACTGCTAAAGAATTATACAAACGTGCCTGAACACCTTGTGTAAATTTAAAATCGTCATTAATTGATTTGTATGAAACCAATTGAGAAGCATTTACATCTCCGCCATAAAAAGCAAAAGAGTCACCTCCAGAATAGCTCACCATAATATTTTCAATCACAGTTTTATTACCAACTCCCGCAACAGTTAAGCCATTAAAAGTATCAAATCCTTTAACTTTTTTACCTGCAAATTCGATTCTCACAAACTTTAAAACTCCTGAGTTAGCAGCTTCATTGGTTCCACCATAAACAGTAAGGGCAGGATCAAGATCTAAATTATAAGAACCTACACTTCCAAATTTATTGATAGGAGCATCACCAAGAACTACTACTCCACCCCAGTCACCAGCTTTTTTAAGGCTTTTGTTTGAAGTAAAAATAATAGGATCTGTTTCCTGACCGATTGCCATAATCTGAGCTCCTTTCGTAATAACTAAAGTACCTTTAGTTTCAGCATCTCCAATGATTACAGTCCCTGGTTCAATTGTAAGCACAGCATTATTTGTAACATATACATTTCCCTGAAGAACGTATACATTTCTTTTTAGCAATTTTGTATTCTCCGTAATGTTTCCTGCTAAAATTTGATTTGCTTCCTTAGATTCAACTTTATGAGGTTTGAACTCTGTCCAGTTATCCAACCAGTTGTTGTATCCAATAATTCCTTTTTCCTGTTGTGCATTTACGCCGGCTGCTGTCAGCAATAAACACACTAATAAAGTAATTTTTTTCATAATCTTGGGGCTTTAGTGGTATTATTAATTGGCACGTTGAGTTAAAAAAATATCAGTTATATATTTAAACCTCAGTACTTAATCCGGATAAATCTCATTTCATCAGCAGTAGAAATTAAAAACTATTAACGAAATCCGGAAATGCCTTTATACAAACTTAAGCAAATAATTGCATAAAATCCCAGTGTTTACTGATATTTAACAATTGTTAACCGCAAAATAACATTCTCTAAAATCAAAAAAACCTCTTAACCTGAAATAAAAAATGCCGGAATAAAACAATTCTCTAAGTAAAAATGCTTAGTATCGAACATCACTTTGGCAGAAA is a window of Flavobacterium crocinum DNA encoding:
- a CDS encoding amidohydrolase, which codes for MKRLILFFLFFSALLSQAQQKADLIIYNGKIATMQKQNEFVEAIAIKDGIILDTGTEKNILSSYKSSATKLVDAKGKTVIPGLNDSHMHVIREGLNYNSELRWDGVKTLKRAMEMLKEQAARTPEGVWIKVIGGWNEFQFEEKRQPTIDEINAAVPDKPVFITYLYGKAFLNKKGIEVLKYTKDTKYEGSLLEQDANGNLTGLMYAKETPKAIYTTLGLTTKLTPEERINSSMQFNRELNRFGLTSIIDAAGGSQNFPADYVTSLELAKQNKLSLRISYYLFAQQKGKELQDYEKWVSETQINKNDNLIVPNGYVEEGAGENIVASAADFENFLEPRIVLSDEMEKDLEPIIRLLAKNKWPFRLHATYGESIDRMLNVFEKVNKEIPFNGLRWFFDHAETITSSELKRVKKLNGGIAVQFRMYYQGELYNKLYGVPKTQLPPIKKMLELGIPVGMGTDATRISTYNPWMSLHWLLTGKTIGGMQFWPKDQVLDKFTALKLYTSGSAWFSGEEKEKGKLVKGMYADLAIISDDYFSLKPDDIRKIESVLTVVNGKIVYASAEYKDLNPEIPAVIPDWSPVKYFGGYQR
- a CDS encoding MBL fold metallo-hydrolase, translated to MKKINLILMIIVMLFLVQHTYAQFPMPPKVPIWDANKVTLQLHKISDNVYAVSPSTTETETTKGIPQATSAGFIVGDKGVLLIETMLSKRLYDQLHKLIRSVTPKPIVYAVNTSDHGDHCFGNYLLPKETILIQNEFCKENLAKNYDGIKQFMIMLFGKDRGIEQSVYRPADLTIALNQSLKIDLGRGKIVEILNVGTAQSPADLFVFLKDSGKNVLWAGNPFIAESPTIPWLFDGYFLEPVRNLQKIYDMIDDNDVVVPGHGRITNKKGIKYTIDYVNALKTNVEDAVKKGKTLDEVKATVTMKEFDKGYVLFNWLHYNFNIANAYNDIKKNSLGK
- a CDS encoding alginate export family protein, encoding MKKSILLFLIYFQLQAQSYPDFKPLRFDENYEVLQKDTVKKNWYKTMKHIPLSSSGKTYLSFGGEIRYQYFYVKNEKWGDDPQDPDGYILNRLLLHADFHSSKYYRAFIQLQSSNANGRIDPSPVDSDPLEVHQGFIDVNVISEKNKKLIFRAGRQELSYGSQRLVAVRDGPNNRQSFDAVKAILGFNNYRADFFYSHYVVAQDGIFDDYSNKKRQFWGSYFVINKIPAIKNIDLYYLVYYRENANFDDASGKEHRHSVGTRIWGKYEEWRYDFEALYQFGSVESKDIKAWTASLNTGYRFTSVVLHPEIGFKFELISGDKTNGDNTLNTFNPLFPRGAYFGLASVIGPSNLVDFHPSISLELSKNIDWVIDYDMFWRYSNQDGIYGPNTIMIYPGDSTTAKEIGKQLESEIIYTPNQYLYFRFEATWFKAGDFLKAAGTGKNMFFTGVTTQIKF
- a CDS encoding polysaccharide deacetylase family protein, which produces MTTRRNFIKMAGLTSAAVMANPADTFSNPIKEEKIKLQTQNKWLDGSRLVVSVSMQFEAGGQPQNAESPFPQNMQKGYNDFPAETWYQYGYKEGIPRMLDNWDKHGIKVTSHMVGSAVLQNPQLAKEIVQRGHEAAAHGMNWSSQYAMPYDEEKKFIKAGVDAIKSVTGFTAVGYNANWLRRGENTLKILQELGFTYHIDDLSRDEPFIIQVNKKDFTVVPYTIRCNDIVLIEGKNFSSDQFFNQVKAEFDQLYAESEFKRRQLSISFHDRIGGTPQMVKMTSDLLEYIKKHNGVTFKRKDEIAKMALEDKTSIRE
- the katG gene encoding catalase/peroxidase HPI, with translation MENQSNDISKCPFHNGSMDKQAASGTKNNDWWPKQLKVNILRQNSSLSDPLNKDFDYAEAFKSLDLEAVKKDLHELMTDSQDWWPADFGHYGGLFIRMAWHSAGTYRVHDGRGGAGAGQQRFAPLNSWPDNVSLDKARRLLWPIKQKYGQKISWADLMILTGNIALESMGFKTFGFAGGRADVWEPDESVYWGSETTWLGGDERYNNGSDGVPKDHGVVSSDDDADGDVHSRNLEKPLAAVQMGLIYVNPEGPDGNPDPILAAKDIRDTFGRMAMNDEETVALIAGGHTFGKTHGAASSDHVGKEPEAAGLEQQGFGWNNSFGSGKGADAITSGLEVIWTKTPTQWSNNFFENLFAYEWELSKSPAGAHQWVAKNAEAIIPDAFDSSKKHLPTMLTTDLSLRLDPAYEKISRRFLENPDEFADAFARAWFKLTHRDMGPRARYLGSDVPQEVLLWQDPIPEVNHKLIDENDAAQLKDKIGNSGLSISQLVSTAWASASTFRGSDKRGGANGARIKLAPQKDWEVNNPAKLAQVLSKLEAIQAEFNASQSDGKKVSLADLIVLAGNAGVEKAAKAAGSSVIVPFTPGRMDASADQTDVESFGYLEPKADGFRNYRKTKSEVTTEELLIDKANLLTLTAPELTVLLGGLRVLDINTDGSKNGVFTLRPGQLTNDFFINLLDMNTQWKAVSNDKELYAGNDRRTGQPKWIATRADLVFGSNSELRAVAEVYASSDAKEKFVNDFIKVWNKIMNLDRFDLA